From the genome of Spinacia oleracea cultivar Varoflay chromosome 2, BTI_SOV_V1, whole genome shotgun sequence, one region includes:
- the LOC110800595 gene encoding putative D-cysteine desulfhydrase 1, mitochondrial, with translation MATDTGFGFGFLVKQPYHPPSWASHLSPLPSYTFSLAHLPTPIHKWNLPNLPNKTEVWLKRDDLSGMQLSGNKVRKLEFLMADAVAQGADSIITIGGIQSNHCRATAVAAKYLNLDCFLILRTSKALLDKDPGLTGNLLVERLVGAHVELVSKEEYAKIGSVALTNVLKERLISEGRKPYVIPVGGSNALGTWGYIEAIREIEKQLHTVADSQRFDDIVVACGSGGTIAGLSLGSWLSNLKAKVQAFSVCDDPDYFYNYVQGLLDGLKAGISSRDIMNIYNAKGLGYAINTQEELNFVKDIAATTGVVLDPVYSGKAAFGLMKDMTENPKKWEGRRILFIHTGGLLGLYDKANDLATVVGNWKQMELHESLPRQDGLGKMF, from the exons ATGGCTACGGACACCGGCTTTGGATTCGGGTTTCTTGTTAAGCAACCTTACCACCCTCCTTCTTGGGCCTCTCATCTTTCCCCCCTTCCCTCTTACACTTTCTCGCTTGCCCAT CTTCCTACTCCAATTCATAAGTGGAACCTCCCTAATTTACCCAACAAAACTGAAGTTTGGTTGAAG CGTGATGATCTCTCAGGTATGCAGCTGAGTGGTAACAAGGTGAGAAAACTGGAGTTCTTGATGGCAGACGCAGTGGCGCAGGGTGCAGATTCTATTATAACAATTGGTGGCATCCAGAGTAACCACTGTCGTGCAACCGCTGTTGCTGCTAAGTATCTGAATCTTGACTGTTTTCTTATACTACGCACCTCCAAG GCTCTATTGGACAAGGATCCGGGATTAACTGGTAATCTGTTGGTTGAACGCTTAGTTGGAGCTCATGTTGAACTTGTATCAAAAGAAGAATATGCAAAAATTGGAAGTGTG GCTTTGACAAATGTGCTGAAAGAAAGGCTGATAAGTGAAGGAAGAAAACCATATGTTATTCCCGTTGGTGGTTCAAACGCTCTGGGAACTTG GGGTTATATCGAGGCGATCAGGGAAATAGAGAAACAGCTTCATACTGTTGCAGACTCGCAGAGATTTGATGACATTGTTGTAGCATGTGGCAG TGGGGGTACGATTGCTGGTCTATCATTGGGATCATGGCTGAGTAATTTGAAGGCGAAA GTTCAAGCATTTTCAGTTTGTGATGATCCAGATTACTTCTATAACTATGTTCAAGGCCTTCTTGATGGACTTAAGGCTGGCATTAGCTCTCGTGACATTATGAACATTTATAAT GCCAAAGGTCTGGGTTATGCAATCAACACACAAGAGGAGCTTAACTTTGTGAAGGACATTGCTGCTACCACTGGTGTTGTTCTTGATCCAGTCTACAG TGGAAAAGCTGCTTTCGGGTTGATGAAAGATATGACTGAAAATCCTAAAAAGTGGGAAGGCAGAAGGATCCTTTTTATACACACAGGAGGCCTACTTGGTCTCTATGATAAGGCTAACGATTTGGCAACAGTGGTTGGCAATTGGAAGCAAATGGAGCTCCATGAGTCTCTACCCCGCCAAGATGGTCTTGGAAAAATGTTTTGA